The following proteins are co-located in the Flavobacterium sp. CECT 9288 genome:
- a CDS encoding IS3 family transposase → MRSKKDLVDSIYSKHKISKTKIITIVGMVQSSYYRRPSSNKKGIKPSEFTFNKSKGYVSQGAVIKSIKGILSNEFIDCGYRLMTSYLQREGYLINHKKLYRIMREEGLLKLENRIKRSGSGRKFVKYRKVNTTKPFECLEMDIKMVWIPNVGKNAYLLSIIDVHTRRILKDFFSFSIKQDKVIAFLSDLFLEYQYPESVVIRSDNGSQFIAKSVREYLGLIGVQQEFTHVATPEENAHIEAYHGILKKEVFQRVDYRTFGEIELILKRYVIFYNNTRLHGLLGRITPIEKWNQDKHLILMKKLTA, encoded by the coding sequence ATCCGATCCAAGAAAGATTTAGTAGATAGTATTTATAGTAAACATAAGATTAGTAAAACCAAAATTATTACTATAGTAGGAATGGTTCAAAGTAGTTATTACCGAAGACCAAGCTCAAATAAAAAAGGTATTAAACCTAGTGAATTTACTTTTAATAAATCTAAAGGATATGTAAGTCAAGGCGCGGTTATTAAATCTATTAAAGGCATTTTAAGTAATGAGTTTATTGACTGCGGTTACCGTTTAATGACTTCGTATTTACAACGAGAGGGTTATTTAATTAATCATAAAAAGTTGTACCGAATTATGAGAGAAGAGGGTTTGTTAAAACTAGAAAACAGAATAAAAAGGAGTGGTTCTGGTCGTAAATTTGTAAAGTATAGAAAAGTAAACACCACTAAACCTTTTGAATGTTTAGAAATGGATATTAAGATGGTTTGGATCCCAAACGTAGGTAAAAATGCTTATTTACTATCTATAATAGACGTTCATACTCGCAGAATATTAAAGGATTTTTTCTCATTTTCTATAAAACAAGACAAAGTAATTGCTTTCCTTTCAGATTTATTTTTGGAATACCAATACCCTGAAAGTGTTGTGATAAGAAGTGATAATGGAAGTCAATTTATTGCCAAAAGTGTTCGAGAATACCTTGGACTCATAGGAGTTCAGCAAGAATTCACACATGTAGCAACACCAGAAGAAAATGCGCATATTGAGGCCTATCACGGAATATTAAAAAAAGAAGTGTTCCAAAGAGTTGATTATAGAACTTTTGGAGAAATTGAGCTAATATTAAAAAGATATGTAATCTTCTATAATAATACTAGGCTACATGGCCTTTTAGGACGCATTACACCAATAGAAAAATGGAACCAGGATAAGCATCTAATTTTAATGAAAAAATTAACCGCATAA
- a CDS encoding transposase, giving the protein MKYKKWSLEEKLEILSFSEELGVVETCRKYSVSTGTLYSWKKKHEKQGEAGLKVTYDTSSKELKQAEEENRILRKLLANKEIELEIGRELLKKKFGTSDPRKI; this is encoded by the coding sequence ATGAAATACAAGAAATGGAGTTTAGAAGAAAAGCTAGAAATCCTATCCTTTTCAGAAGAATTAGGAGTTGTTGAAACGTGCCGTAAATACAGCGTTAGCACTGGCACTTTGTATAGCTGGAAGAAGAAACACGAGAAGCAGGGAGAAGCTGGTTTAAAAGTAACTTATGACACTAGTAGTAAAGAGCTAAAGCAAGCTGAGGAAGAAAACAGAATTCTACGCAAATTATTAGCTAACAAGGAAATCGAATTAGAAATTGGGCGTGAACTTTTAAAAAAAAAGTTTGGGACATCCGATCCAAGAAAGATTTAG